The Drosophila mauritiana strain mau12 chromosome 2R, ASM438214v1, whole genome shotgun sequence genome has a segment encoding these proteins:
- the LOC117137749 gene encoding histone acetyltransferase KAT6A, giving the protein MMRESAHDINMDTWKQWILEAISKIRSQKQRPSVQRICQAIGTHHKFHEDIVAEKLEKAVESGAVIKVYNKGLHSYKAPMAKRRVKVDKNTNLYKLVAKAVHDLGECEGSTIKSIENYIQKFNCIDLSPNVDFKAVIKASIKKAVDAGFLIQEGKLYKKGKSLTTPRKCAPVSDVVIKGEESCTHCSGNSQKNLNGIPEPLSSCKQCGISLHTTCANIAGRCKSQSYVLLYMLVTKGTIWDCQNCADCAVCKMRNRGPCLLQCFVCKDHFHLTCLDTIPDKKPKHPYRCKTCSKQGFDTPKLLKKDNSRIKMEAERMTPSYKYASSKRQSIKRDGNIESPSTSKLCVYNDGNGQRRKVPASLSSRKLNHSEDQFEFPSKQKRSQILQGGYLASQETRKRTFSDLSSTSSSSESEDEDDEDDDRNRNGDDNDQDESTSSDSCTSSSSDSDSSESSSDSSEFDDENDEEEDYDTDRSTIKGKIFESGKQSCAKLSTGDGLGSPQNNELGSENWGFAAVAKNPIDIFVKSKHNSNVKGIGYSKPAASTFATSPAANRVQKSTPVASSTPEKNSAPIGGMTIKRQTANGQKKKIVPLKSMPLEAGKSYEKCEDDIPYLTEETVMKVQLLEEIERSRETHSEADGKREINNDEDVPGESTKRANPFENQPLPPGVTATDVELYQEVLHKAVVQMSNNHIEKVNDVSLKSGQNTQSPKSIQIGKWDIETWYSSPFPQEYARLLKLFLCEFCLKYTKSRSVLDRHQNKCIWKQPPGTEIFRQGNISVFEVDGNVNKIYCQNLCLLAKFFLDHKTLYYDVEPFLFYILTKNDQSGCHLVGYFSKEKHCTQKYNVSCILTMPQYQRQGYGRFLIDFSYLLSREEGQLGTPEKPLSDLGRLSYFSYWKSVVLEYLYKHRNYTKITFKDIAIKTGLAISDIALAFELLNFIKLRKNDGDIRYQINVKIDWKKVVAHHNKMANSKTRIIIEPDCLRWSPLLSVSKLPNIIKPISNREYLSNQMETNSNFKEINEDKISVKQGVPTSSKVNQESSELSTKNLGPSSEKLLDERENQRKRAYPEEFLKSASNEAKKPKLTAPQPNLEDQSFGELSDSSDCKSSKELSEQLTKRAQRLAKRNDLIPHTNKRKHFDRPLENNATSTDHNPPAQSQADTAGTENGPKLEETAAKETCKSVVEKEHVDKPVNIMPKLRGKQSNGKRSEEPQFNENPASDPVAVASLSPAKEVTREPVKVAKTESPGKNQESAKHDAEPNSVSDQVLDAVAKKTKKTLFSDVASYNTEDVKYNSEEKPMAIAQEPKESPKEAGIKETKPLEVPEQKPKAKSPEKPAPAAETVLQHAHAPVSTEKISNSTEESKLELDVHYLKLSPDSALHPPVASVQKPVPEPPVQKEKAKELQAAQPSEALQKQPEMEMVKKTETPVSNPPSNRTEVSSLVEQPVKVAPEKVEQPMAKEAVDIKDKALKKPVPDVPVVKPEATSCEKKIDPSKTKVFHEKEAIKTDQQLVQVKEEEKSNARAPSAPIPIRDKIQLKGNEHAQLQNSIPSQFPLNQMPNYHTSQYWQWEYYGYNLSHLDASQKGQKQFHKDLATTMAYTHNFTQNLYQSANLAMQHAHHQMHQTKEKHKVERKNSGKKEEQNKVVSSVNVVSTAREDAHVQHCNEYAANNQAALYNQKCASQQKQAQQMKSLANVQNPVSRQSNSNAPESTVLMPNPVISQAGSVPAKQKVEHGVNSTSVISREGKLNKIGHSNIHATAQHANLQVGGGQSDVNPNMVYNTESSANSAMQHYDCGISAQINMDSPANIGSAIAHGPQEISATSNVHMHQPHRQFSDCSMQNQPVTTPMHMSIQNSHMQQQNNLNLNLAPEGSSNINLLSNPQHQHQSRKLNAQADIAVSSPTPSHRATTPKQIRSGNTQQRDAKNAAPPTTTTNTHHQIPQGGSAANISKSHHDSLHNLQFSQHGHQQNMQPIDYVPIPQISQNFSANPSNYDIVGMPAVIQQRMSLNGSVHSLANSHQRIEQPSSACAVNNFYLQNNMPAAENAPRVPVSSSLGGPPSAGNNDQRQAGQDSITTANSSGATASLAGNLCSLSKLQQLTNCLESQPCNTSPGAQVNLAPSPHHPIPPNSTPPPHLLMQNRNISTPPNMLQTQVTPLQYKYYPGNMNIPPITSAQNTSRNTRNTPSAPVQHTSTPMGSGNNRTANVHISPNLMAPYGAINSYRMSPQQSPPTGSYSSGGEYPNSQIPMQMMNMQSQYQDACVLQRGTPSNPMYPTYSPYLPLNGSIRR; this is encoded by the exons ATGATGAGGGAATCGGCGCACGATATCAACATGGACACCTGGAAGCAGTGGATCCTCGAGGCAATATCGAAGATCAGGTCCCAGAAGCAGAGGCCCTCCGTTCAGAGGATTTGCCAGGCAATCGGCACACACCACAAGTTCCACGAGGACATTGTGGCCGAGAAGCTGGAAAAAGCTGTCGAGTCGGGAGCCGTCATCAAGGTCTACAACAAGGGACTGCACTCCTACAAGGCACCGATGGCCAAGCGTCGCGTCAAGGTGGACAAGAACACTAATCTGTACAAGCTGGTGGCCAAGGCAGTCCACGACCTGGGCGAATGTGAGGGATCCACCATCAAGAGCATTGAAAACTACATTCAGAAGTTCAACTGCATCGACTTGTCGCCCAATGTGGACTTTAAGGCCGTCATTAAGGCTTCAATCAAGAAGGCCGTGGATGCCGGCTTTCTGATCCAGGAGGGAAAGCTATACAAAAAGGGCAAATCCTTGACAACCCCACGGAAATGCGCACCCGTCTCGGATGTGGTCATAAAGGGCGAGGAGTCCTGCACCCACTGCTCGGGAAATTCGCAAAAGAACCTCAACGGAATCCCAGAGCCCTTGAGCTCCTGCAAGCAGTGTGGGATCTCTTTGCACACCACCTGCGCCAATATCGCCGGCAGATGCAAGTCGCAATCCTACGTGCTGCTCTACATGCTCGTCACCAAGGGCACGATCTGGGATTGCCAGAACTGCGCGGACTGCGCCGTTTGCAAAATGAGAAACCGGGGCCCGTGCTTACTGCAGTGCTTCGTGTGCAAGGACCATTTTCACTTAACTTGTCTTGATACGATTCCAGACAAGAAGCCGAAGCATCCATACAG GTGTAAAACATGCTCCAAGCAAGGCTTTGATACTCCGAAGTTACTTAAGAAAGACAATTCAAGAATTAAAATGGAAGCTGAGAG AATGACCCCCTCGTATAAATATGCCTCCAGTAAGCGCCAATCCATCAAAAGGGACGGCAACATCGAGAGTCCTTCGACCTCGAAACTTTGTGTCTACAACGACGGCAACGGCCAGAGAAGGAAAGTGCCCGCCAGCTTAAGCTCTAGAAAACTGAACCACAGCGAGGACCAGTTCGAGTTCCCCAGCAAGCAAAAGAGGTCGCAAATATTACAGGGAGGCTACTTGGCTAGCCAGGAAACGCGCAAGCGAACCTTTTCGGATCTGTCCTCCACGAGTTCGTCCAGCGAGAGTGAAGACGAAGACGATGAGGACGACGACAGGAACAGGAATGGCGATGACAACGACCAGGACGAGAGCACGTCGTCGGATTCGTGCACTTCATCCAGCTCAGACTCGGACTCCAGCGAGAGTTCCAGCGACAGCTCCGAATTCGATGACGAAAACGACGAGGAAGAAGACTACGACACGGATCGCAGCACGATAAAGGGAAAAATCTTTGAGAGTGGCAAGCAGAGCTGCGCTAAACTTAGCACAGGCGATGGCCTAGGCTCCCCGCAAAACAATGAATTGGGCAGCGAGAATTGGGGGTTTGCTGCCGTGGCAAAGAACCCCATCGATATATTTGTAAAATCGAAACATAATAGCAATGTCAAAGGAATTGGTTACTCCAAGCCAGCAGCAAGCACGTTTGCCACGTCCCCCGCAGCAAATAGAGTGCAAAAGAGCACTCCAGTAGCTTCGTCTACTCCCGAAAAGAACTCTGCACCGATTGGCGGCATGACAATTAAGCGTCAGACTGCCAATGGGCAGAAGAAAAAGATTGTTCCCTTGAAGAGCATGCCCCTCGAAGCGGGCAAGTCGTACGAAAAATGCGAGGACGACATTCCGTATCTAACAGAGGAGACTGTTATGAAAGTTCAACTGCTGGAGGAGATAGAACGCAGCAGAGAGACCCACAGCGAAGCTGATGGAAAGCGGGAAATTAACAACGACGAGGATGTGCCTGGGGAAAGTACAAAGCGGGCCAATCCCTTTGAGAACCAGCCACTTCCGCCTGGAGTCACCGCCACGGACGTGGAATTGTATCAAGAGGTGCTCCATAAGGCCGTCGTTCAAATGTCCAATAATCACATAGAGAAGGTGAACGACGTAAGCCTGAAATCCGGACAGAACACGCAGAGTCCCAAGTCGATCCAAATTGGAAAGTGGGACATTGAAACCTGGTACTCCAGCCCCTTTCCGCAGGAGTACGCCAGGCTGCTGAAACTGTTTTTGTGCGAGTTCTGCCTCAAGTACACAAAGAGTCGTTCTGTGCTGGACAGGCATCAGAACAAATGCATTTGGAAGCAGCCGCCAGGCACTGAAATATTCAGGCAGGGAAACATATCGGTGTTCGAGGTGGATGGCAATGTCAACAAGATATATTGCCAGAACCTGTGCCTGCTGGCCAAGTTCTTTCTCGACCACAAAACACTCTACTACGACGTGGAGCCCTTTCTGTTCTATATTCTCACTAAGAATGATCAAAGCGGATGCCATTTGGTTGGCTACTTTTCAAAGGAGAAGCACTGCACCCAGAAGTACAATGTGTCCTGCATCCTGACGATGCCGCAGTACCAGAGGCAAGGCTACGGCCGCTTCCTGATCGACTTCAGTTACCTATTGAGCCGTGAGGAGGGACAGTTGGGCACTCCGGAGAAGCCTCTCTCGGATCTGGGTCGACTTTCCTACTTTTCCTACTGGAAATCAGTTGTGTTGGAGTACTTGTACAAGCATCGCAACTACACAAAGATCAccttcaaggacattgccattAAAACCGGCCTGGCTATTTCCGACATCGCCCTGGCCTTCGAGTTGTTGAACTTCATCAAGCTAAGAAAGAACGACGGCGACATTAGGTATCAGATTAATGTGAAAATTGATTGGAAAAAGGTTGTGGCCCACCATAACAAAATGGCGAACAGCAAGACTCGAATTATCATAGAACCCGACTGCTTGAGGTGGAGTCCGTTGCTGTCGGTGTCGAAATTACCCAACATAATCAAGCCCATTTCCAATCGCGAATATTTGAGCAACCAAATGGAGACAAATTCTAATTTCAAGGAAATTAATGAAGACAAAATCAGCGTAAAGCAGGGTGTTCCCACCTCCTCGAAGGTGAATCAGGAGTCTTCCGAGTTGTCTACCAAGAATCTGGGACCCAGCTCGGAAAAGTTACTCGACGAAAGGGAAAACCAGCGAAAACGTGCATATCCGGAGGAGTTCTTAAAGTCAGCGTCTAATGAGGCAAAGAAGCCCAAGTTGACTGCTCCTCAGCCGAACCTTGAGGATCAGTCTTTCGGTGAGCTCTCCGACTCATCGGATTGTAAATCTTCTAAAGAACTTTCGGAACAGTTGACCAAAAGAGCGCAAAGGTTGGCCAAACGCAACGACCTCATCCCCCACACCAACAAAAGGAAGCATTTCGACCGGCCCCTTGAGAACAATGCTACTTCCACCGACCATAATCCGCCAGCTCAAAGTCAAGCGGATACTGCGGGCACCGAAAATGGCCCCAAATTGGAAGAAACTGCTGCCAAGGAGACCTGCAAGAGTGTTGTGGAAAAGGAGCATGTCGACAAGCCAGTCAACATTATGCCCAAACTGCGGGGCAAGCAGTCCAATGGGAAGCGCTCCGAGGAGCCTCAGTTCAATGAAAATCCTGCATCAGACCCAGTCGCAGTTGCCTCGCTAAGTCCAGCCAAGGAAGTAACTAGAGAGCCGGTTAAAGTGGCAAAAACGGAGAGTCCTGGCAAAAACCAGGAGTCGGCCAAGCACGATGCTGAACCCAACAGCGTCAGCGATCAAGTGCTCGATGCAGTGGCCAAGAAGACCAAAAAGACATTGTTCTCTGATGTAGCATCGTACAACACTGAGGATGTGAAATATAATTCAGAGGAAAAGCCAATGGCAATCGCGCAGGAGCCGAAAGAAAGTCCCAAGGAGGCTGGCATAAAGGAGACCAAGCCGCTTGAAGTTCCTGAGCAGAAGCCCAAGGCAAAGAGTCCGGAGAAGCCGGCACCCGCTGCGGAGACAGTATTGCAGCACGCACATGCTCCTGTGAGTACGGAAAAGATCTCCAATTCCACGGAAGAAAGTAAACTGGAGTTGGATGTGCACTACTTGAAGCTGTCGCCGGACTCCGCGCTCCATCCACCAGTGGCCTCAGTGCAGAAACCAGTGCCCGAGCCTCCAGTTCAGAAGGAGAAAGCTAAGGAGCTCCAGGCCGCTCAGCCAAGCGAAGCCTTACAGAAGCAACCAGAAATGGAGATGGTCAAGAAAACCGAAACCCCTGTATCTAATCCGCCATCAAACCGTACTGAGGTTTCCTCTCTTGTGGAGCAACCAGTTAAGGTTGCGCCAGAAAAAGTGGAGCAGCCCATGGCCAAGGAAGCAGTCGACATCAAAGATAAAGCACTCAAAAAACCTGTGCCCGATGTGCCTGTCGTAAAGCCAGAGGCTACTAGCTGCGAAAAGAAAATCGATCCCAGCAAGACGAAAGTGTTTCACGAAAAGGAAGCTATCAAAACCGATCAGCAACTAGTGCAGGTCAAGGAGGAGGAAAAGTCAAATGCGAGGGCGCCCTCGGCACCCATTCCCATTCGGGACAAGATCCAACTGAAGGGTAACGAACACGCCCAGTTGCAGAACTCCATTCCCTCCCAGTTTCCACTGAATCAGATGCCCAACTATCACACCTCGCAGTACTGGCAGTGGGAATACTATGGCTACAATCTCTCGCACCTGGACGCATCGCAGAAGGGACAGAAGCAGTTCCACAAGGACCTGGCCACGACAATGGCGTACACGCACAACTTTACGCAAAACCTTTATCAGTCCGCCAATCTGGCCATGCAGCACGCCCATCACCAGATGCACCAGACCAAGGAGAAGCACAAGGTGGAGCGCAAGAACAGCGGCAAGAAGGAGGAGCAGAACAAGGTGGTGTCCAGTGTCAATGTGGTCAGCACGGCTCGCGAGGATGCCCATGTGCAGCATTGCAACGAGTACGCGGCCAACAACCAGGCGGCCTTGTACAACCAGAAATGCGCAAGTCAGCAGAAGCAGGCGCAGCAAATGAAGTCTCTGGCCAATGTCCAGAACCCAGTGTCCCGGCAGAGCAACTCCAACGCGCCAGAGTCGACGGTTCTGATGCCCAATCCAGTGATTTCCCAGGCGGGATCTGTGCCGGCCAAGCAAAAAGTCGAACACGGCGTCAACTCGACATCGGTCATTTCGCGCGAGGGAAAGCTCAACAAGATTGGGCATTCCAACATTCACGCCACCGCCCAGCATGCTAATCTTCAAGTGGGAGGCGGCCAGTCCGACGTCAACCCCAACATGGTTTACAACACGGAGTCCTCGGCGAATTCGGCCATGCAGCACTACGATTGCGGAATCAGTGCCCAGATAAACATGGACTCGCCGGCCAACATTGGCTCCGCCATCGCGCACGGTCCTCAGGAGATCTCAGCCACGTCCAATGTGCACATGCATCAGCCGCACAGGCAGTTCTCCGACTGTTCCATGCAGAACCAGCCGGTAACGACGCCCATGCACATGTCCATCCAGAACTCCCACATGCAGCAGCAGAACAACTTGAACTTGAATCTGGCGCCAGAAGGCTCGTCAAATATAAACCTCTTAAGTAATCcacagcaccagcaccagagCAGGAAACTCAATGCCCAG GCGGACATTGCGGTTAGCTCACCGACACCTTCGCACAGAGCCACCACGCCCAAGCAAATTCGGAGCGGAAATACCCAGCAACGCGACGCTAAGAACGCGGCGCcacccacaacaacaacaaatactCATCATCAGATTCCCCAGGGCGGATCAGCGGCCAATATTTCCAAGTCGCACCACGACTCCTTGCACAACCTGCAGTTCTCGCAGCACGGACACCAGCAGAACATGCAGCCCATCGACTACGTGCCCATCCCGCAAATCAGTCAGAACTTCTCGGCGAATCCCTCGAACTATGACATCGTGGGCATGCCGGCGGTGATCCAGCAGCGGATGTCCCTGAACGGATCCGTGCACTCGCTGGCCAACTCGCACCAGCGCATCGAGCAGCCATCGTCAGCGTGTGCCGTCAATAACTTTTACTTGCAGAACAACATGCCGGCGGCTGAGAACGCGCCGCGGGTGCCGGTCTCCAGTTCTCTGGGCGGTCCGCCGTCGGCGGGTAACAATGATCAGCGGCAGGCAGGTCAGGACTCGATAACCACGGCGAATAGTAGTGGCGCAACAGCTTCGCTGGCGGGAAATCTGTGTAGTCTGTccaagctgcagcagctgaCCAATTGTCTGGAGAGCCAGCCGTGCAACACGTCACCGGGGGCCCAGGTGAATCTGGCGCCCTCTCCGCACCATCCAATTCCGCCCAACTCGACCCCTCCGCCGCACCTGCTCATGCAGAACAGGAACATCTCCACGCCACCCAACATGCTGCAAACGCAGGTAACGCCGCTGCAGTACAAGTACTATCCGGGCAACATGAACATCCCGCCAATCACGTCGGCGCAAAACACGAGTCGGAACACCCGCAACACACCCTCCGCCCCGGTGCAGCACACGTCGACGCCGATGGGCAGCGGCAACAATAGGACCGCCAATGTCCACATCAGTCCGAACTTGATGGCCCCGTACGGAGCGATCAACAGCTACCGGATGTCGCCGCAGCAATCCCCGCCCACTGGAAGCTACAGCTCGGGAGGCGAGTACCCCAACTCGCAGATTCCGATGCAGATGATGAATATGCAATCTCAGTACCAGGATGCCTGCGTGCTGCAGCGAGGCACTCCATCCAACCCGATGTACCCCACGTATTCCCCCTACTTACCTCTCAACGGTTCTATTCGCAGATAA